The nucleotide window AAAATTATTGAAGACCTTTCCACAGCTGTGATCAAGATTAGCACTCTTAATTTGCACTGATGGATTGTCTTTGCTCATGTGAGCTGCATAAATCCTGAAAGAACATTGTTTGTTGTGGCATGCACAGATTACTCTCTTTCTATCATTCTGTGAGAACCATAGCTGAAATCTGTTCTTAATCCCCCAGTTTCTACAAGCCCTCTTTAGTTGATCAAAATCTCTAAATACCAACCCAACCCTTAACCTTGGGTTATACATCTCCTTCTCTTCATTAAACTCTGCAAACCTAGTGTCACCATCATCATCTGTATCTAGTTCTATGAACAAGTCCTCAGAATTATCACTGGAAGACTCACTTTCTTCTCCAAAAAGTCCTTCTATTACTGTGCTATTTTGAGGGAAAGATGGGATATCTCTGCTGCCTTTATTTTCACCATTTCGTTCATACAAAACCTGCTGGAAGTCCTCATCACCAGAAGGGATATCATAGTCAGAATCAATGAAGTCATCCTCCTCAATTGGATGTTCATCTGGCACCACTATTTAGCATCTCTTCCATACTATACCTGCTGTATGTTAATACAATTTCAATTgctaataaaaacaacaaaatattaatttggcATGTGgatcacaaaatataaaaaataataattccaaGGCCACTCTCGGATATTGATTGCAAAAAAGATGAAACTATACAAGATATGGCAGAAGCTGCATACTTGTTAGTCAGTTTCAAGGAGAGATTCTCCAGTAGGTCTCATGTCCCTGCCCAGTAGTACTTTTGCAGATTGTGTTCCACACAAAGGGATATTCTCCTCCTCGGCAAATTGGACCACTGACTGCCAACCACAAGCAAATGTTGCCtctttaattgaaaattagtaGTATCACTAGAATTCTTGTCATAACACCCAAACACATACTGACTGAAGAAGCAGTTCAGATATATAATAATGAGCAGGGTCCATTCCAAATGCAGGCAGGATGAGTTGCGGTCAAATCATATAATTActaattgaaaataaagaacttatgttaagcatttacaaaccaaatcaaacaGAAGGAAAAGCATATTGACTGAAAAAGCAGTTCAGATATGTAATAATGAATAGGATCCATCCCAAATGCCTTCAGGATGAGTTGtagaaaaatcatataattaccAATTGAAAAAAAACCTTATTTTAAGCATCTAAAAGccacatcaatatatatatatatatatctatactgACTGAAAAGGAAATTCAGACATATAATCATGAATATCGTCCATCCCAAATGCAAGCAGGATGAGTTGCAGTAAAATCATACAATTAccaattgaaaagaaataagCCATGTTAAGGATACACAAACCAAATCCAACAGAAAAAGATTTTTCATATCAACCATTTAACATGTTCATGAAGCGCAAAAATAGTAGCATAcaatatataaaccaatttcTAAGGATGCAATTCTGAATTTATGAAAAAGGGAGCAACTAAAGCTAAATAAAATTTCCAATATACTAGCTTAAAAGATGAGGTTTTCACCAATCAAACAGGAAAAAATCATGATACAATCTATCATGATgtaagctaaaaaaaaatatcaggcATTGAAAAACAGTATTTTAAGCAGACAGACAGAAAACACATTTAGATCAACAGAAGGTAACTAAGAGGAATCGAGGCTTACATCAAGGAGGTGTTGGGGATCGGGGGCATTGGCAAGTGCATTAGAAAGAGAAGCATCTTCCTTATGAGTACTATGACTAACAAAGACAACCTTGCCTTCCAAAATGTAAGTTCACCAACACAACCAGAACATTACACATAAAGCTCATGcctttttagataaaaaaaaaatcactttagggaaataaattaaactctcatctccatctccaaaACTACTAATTTATTTCTAGGAGTTCCAACATTAAATTAAGGAAACACAAGCCcacaaaacataaaaactaatatagaacaacaatcaaactaaaaataaatgcaaaacaaaTCAACTTAAAATCCCTAAATTACTACCTTAACTGGTGCTTTTACTGGGATTCTGCCCGTGGTGATGCTAGATCTGTTCAGAAGTCTACGCCGTGAAGATCGCCGGACAGGAAGGGCTGATGGCGTGGAGAGGCAATATGAGATTAGGAGGAGAAATGGGGACGCTCGGACAAGGGGCGCTTGGAcgagggtttaggtttaggtcAGTGTGATCTTCGGGACATGAGATGGGGGTTGGGGTTGATGGATGAAAGGGTAAAGGTCTCAGCTGACGTGGCAGTGAGCAGAGAAAGGATGGTGAGGTGGAATGGCACCTAagatcttttttaaaatagataatacACGTCGGACGCCACCTCAGCACCTTCACCGGAAACAGCCCCCAAACATGAAATGTGGCCATGAGTGTGACCGGAGACAAGTTTCGTGGCCACatcgttacaaaaaaaacatatgtggcCACAGCGTTATATTTacgaaacatttgtggccaccagtgatACTTACCCTGAATATATGCAAGGTAAACAACGAAAACACAATTGTGTAACAAGAAAGTCAGGAAATTGATGCAAGACATGACATCCAAGTGGATATAATTAACCTAGTGCAATGTCAACACATATTATGTTTTTGGTCTGATTCTATTCTTAATTGATGTGAAGCTAACTTGTGCTCTATTCAAATGCATAAGGTTGATTCTTTAAGCAGGTAAGTGTGTTTATTAATGTGTTAAGtctaaattaaatatgaattaaatatgtatgtgcatgcatgtatatcaaggaaataagaaaaatgaaagtgGGCAGGAAGAAAGTCAGGCAATTGACGTAGACATGGATCCCGGTTGGTACAATTGACCCACAGGTGCAATTGATAAACACACTTTTTATGTTTCTGGTTTGattctattttaaattaatgtgaAGCTAACTTGTGCTCTGTTATAATGCATAATGTTGATTCTTTAAGCAAAGGCAATTAATATAAGGATGCGCGCCATATCACATGGACACAGCTTTGAACCTATATCACAAGTGAGACTTgttcaataaatattttggaaatttagCAGCGTTAGTGCTTTTGGCTTTCAAATGaactaatttatttctttttattttctaggtAATTTTTACACCTGAGCAAAGTTTTCCTACAAGGACAAATCTTGCAAGTGAGACTAAGGTGaggagtaaaaaaaataaatactagagGATTGAGACAAAGGCACCCATGCACAAGGAATAGAACCTGTGGCTGTGAACCATCTTGCTCAAACATTAAGTAGATGTTCTAATCATAATTAATGCTCCTGGATTATCATGTTGAAGCCCCAGAGAAAAAATAAGGATGTTGAGGAAAAGAATAAGGAGGAAgtgatacaaaaaaaaaaggaaggtatGACTTCCCCCAAGAGTTGGAGCTTCTAGTGGTGAAGGGTGGCACACAAGGAAGGCATTCTTAAAAGTTAATTTTAGCTATATTCCTGAATAAGTTGTTTTTGGATTATGTTAGCTAGCTATCTTCATTTTTCTAACTATTCTTTGCATTGAACAAAGACAACTTAATTGGGAGACTATTTTCATTTGTAAATGCTTCCATTTGTGAGCCATTAGGGGTAGTACTTTCTGCggttattttattgttgatgtaAAAAGTTATAGACACTTATTCACTacattaaatattgaaattaagtTCATTGCTTCTATTTCTATTTGAATGAACAACTTTGATATGTACTTGCTGCTAGAGTTACCATACAATAGGTATAAATTTTTTGAGTTTGATATTATATTGAGCTTGGGTTATCATATAACAAGCACTAATTTTGTGTAAAATACTTCACTTGTCTTACAGAGCTTgatgttatattaattttgagtccaaacttaattttgtaattttaaaatgatGTAGGTGCTTCGGTTGCTATACAACAGGTACTAATTTTTTGAGTTTGATGTTATACAAAGCTTGAGTTTCTATACAACATGCGCTAATTTTGAGGGGGGAAAAAAATACTTCCCTTGGTTTACAGAGATTgatgttatattaattttgagttCAAACTTAAGTTTGTGAATTTGAGATGCTGTAGGCGCTTGGGTTGCCATAAGACATGTACtaattgttttttgaattaattaatgtatgactattttttttgaaaacatagaaaaaacTATCATCAacaactataaatatatataaaaaaaataattcactGACCTCGAAGATGTAAATGAACTAAATAAAAGAGCAcctttaatcaaaacaaagagaagaacaTCATtagaaactatataaaaatgaCTAGCATTCCATAAATTTTAGAGATACTACCATGAGATCACATTTTACTCAGCATCCCCACATGTACCAGTTTTGCAATTTTAACAAGAACAAATTCTACAACCTGCGATCAATTTGAACAAAATGGGCTTGTGATCAATGAACTAGTTTCCATGATATAAGTAGTGCAGGAAGAGGTAGGAAGGGCTAAGGCTTCAAAAGAGTGTTCACATTAGGCCATAAGCCCTATTCAACAGCCCTAGCCATCTGGCTGTATTTCCCCATTCGCCCCTGTAACGGCAAAATAAACAACTTCTCTTGCTCTCTCTAGCTTGTAGGGGGTTTTTTGTCTACTAGTATCATTGGTATCACTCTCTATCTAGGGTGAAGGGGTGGAAAAGGATAAAGGCTGCTAACAAGGAGACTTTTGGCTGATGTGGACAAGTTGGGGGACATGGACATACTAAATAGAATGGATGATGTTTTGCAGAAAAATTGATAAAGATTTATTTTCCTATGGTCAAGTCTGCTATTTGGTTCCAAAATCAATTGAGTggtaaacaaaattaaagatgaatgATTATTTCGAtgcaaattgaattttgattaCTAAAGCAAATAAGGCTATAGTTAATTGACCTATCTAAAAAATTAACCCCAAACTAATACCAGGGTAAAATATCAATCCATGATGGTAAAAGGCCGAAGCTCATCGGTTCGCAAGTTTAGCAATGTGAGTGCTCGATCTCTCCTGAAAAgataaattaatcattttataatattgagTTTAAAGATCaataatgtgaaaaataaaaacatttacaaataataaaaatgttatgGAAATATTATTCAGGGTAATAAaatgaaagttaaaaaaaaaagggaaaattactgttcacccctcgtaattttcaaaaccccctcctacttttacacaccccggacagctcttccgttagtgtttaacttctcttttaccccctaccgttcacttgaaaggggtccatgttgtgaaattccatttttgcccttgcaaatggtgggaaaaaaacccgccaaatcacatcatgtccaaccttttgcaagggctttctgcttggtttctgatagacaatgcctagaagttgcattacatcttgttcttctcctcatttctcctcatttggtttgttcgacttcAATTCTGCCGGTTTCTTAATACGGTGAGGATCTCTTCGGTGCTATCATTTTGACCAGTCTGCGGGTGTTTATTATAGACggtttttgtggtaatgatagatgtaaatctgtttcaggaaatgagtctgggtgaagtttttcatacccgaaatatgtaaatcggtttctccaacagaaaatgaagttgatttccatcggattggtcaagtgcactccatcttcaaatgagctgtagtcgatcttgttgtcgagacagacgatgtacCATTgacgaatcctactgaaaacgagttcatttcgttgtaaagatCTTCTCGTTTATGctagttcttctcgtttatggttatctagttgtattatttaaatactgtttaactctttgctattatctgtttaaatatattacaaatgtGTTTAATAGTTGTCGTCTTCATTTAAATATAGCTTTAACTGTTTAACtgttcatattaacgtgtaaattctcaaagtctctgcgtaaaatattgatctttttcgtttgaactgaagtgttggcaggtggcaggtggcaggtggcaggtggcaggtggcaaggttatggtatccagtgcataagaattaatgacggcattaattcttgtgcacggtaacataaatatcggtcaatctcggtccactgtgcgtttcACTTTTTCctcggatatgaagcgtcaacctgcttgtggacttcacaccataaatgacaaggaagaacccttcccacggacaaccactcatcgtcgtcgtcgtcctcctcctcatccttgtcctcctcctcctcatctgcttcttgtgtatgatattcgctggagtcagatGAAAATtcgaagatcaactctatcttgaaggatgtctcatgatcctcctcatcttgagaatcaatcagccgtaatcacgcaacaagttaaactatgttttcttgcccaagtcgaaattccctcataattgcctgaatgcagaggattctccagcggtggatgacgggcaagcaattaagcgggcatttcgacttgggtaagaaaagaaagttttcacttattgcgtgattgtggaggattctctagaggaggaagatcatgaaacatcctttaagacggagttgatatttatcacttgagaattgttcgtaccgtttaagaacctttcgtcagtgtacaaatattactttctgtgtttaactctcatgatcttcgcttaagtcagaccatgacacattgattaatagacctttttatgaatgtgtttgcttaaccttttttaatgtgttgcgttctacgttgtgcaggtttaagttgatgcacatgttatgcaaccgccgtgagcattcgaatgtacagatacttggtgagtcaaaccgaaatcttaatagacgaacgagggtcgactcgcgagtgtccaaggtccgagaagacgttgtaaatgttgtaaatattttattttaaatgaagcaagcttatttgagtgtgaacttctgatatttaatcagattatccattgtaaacgtttaaattttttaaacaaacaaacttatttgagtgtcaacttgtgataacttgtgaattttaaacagagacatagtaaaaacaatttgagaaacaaaaaatggcattgtaaacaaaacaaaaagttaaacaataatcggtTTACTCTTTAAATAATGccaacggtgtttaagcaaatatataaaaatgtttaaacagtgacccaggaggtacccatcttcaacacgatgtcagtgaaagcattcaatttaaataataacatatattttaaaacagttaaatgacgatatttaaacagtttacaaattatttaaatgatatggaatttagttaaacagttaaacgttattttaaacactatatgtatcggtttaaacataaaaagcttgacgtttaaacagagactcatgataaggtgagaactttcattcgagtgatgacaatatggcttcctcgcgacagtgacatatatttcctttttcgcccttgggatggagggaaaaataccgcccaatcacatcacgtcttgTCTAACCTCTAtacatacaactgtgcacttttttgtttgcctttctgattgctgtttgttctttacatcttcttcttcttcttcttcttcttcttcttcttcttcttcttctttttgttcttcttttcatttggtttatacgatttggttttcggccgatatattatggagagtttttgtggtattgctagatataacggggagggaagagtgctaatgttcacggctcagacttcttgggagttggtgttagctgagatatgtgagcgatggggtctcgaagtttcccttgtcagggtgaagtttatcacacccgatggacataaaactgTTTGTCCGATAGAAAACGAtattgacttccagcggatgtgtcacgtgcactccatcttcaaatgccctgtagttgatcttgttgtcgagacagacaatgtgccattgtcgaatcctaatgaaaatgagtttttctcgttgtaagttccttctcttttatttgatccagttgtataggttcattattgtttaagtatgtcagtcacTGGTTAAAATCTTGTGCTATTCGTTTAAGTGAattgttcactgtttaactagttaatttaacgtttaaatatttactttatcacttaaatagtctattctctgcttaacatattgatcttttcatttaactaaagtgttggcggggaattcggattctgagcgctcccgttcaaccccatggtgaccacgagcggtgtgggatgtcttccttcctcgtcggatcattacgaaATCTTTGTCATTGGATATcagacaacgttttgacggtgttgaacatttgAGGGACGTAGttcgaaattttgcaatcaaacggaattttgacttcaaattcataaagaacgaaaaaaacatcgggtggtCGTGGAATGTCTTGCAGATGGTTGTCAttagcgccttcatgcatcaaaagagtataataaaaatactttcaaaatcaagacaatgaaCCCGTCACACagttgcggtggtggaataggttcggcgtcacatccgaaagcgtccaaaaaatgggtaagcgcacgagtgattcagaagctcaaggaccgtcccttgtacaaggccattgacattcagaaggacatgttgcgggaacatgatgtccacataccatacaagcaggcttggttgggaaaagagcatgcccaggtggtcctcgacggcagtgacatctccagctacgacttgttgctttggtatgtggataaggtggctgagacaaaccccggcagcgttgcgatcgtggaaagagacggtgatcgttttaaacgtgtATTCTTTGcttt belongs to Dioscorea cayenensis subsp. rotundata cultivar TDr96_F1 chromosome 17, TDr96_F1_v2_PseudoChromosome.rev07_lg8_w22 25.fasta, whole genome shotgun sequence and includes:
- the LOC120280475 gene encoding uncharacterized protein LOC120280475, translating into MWPRNLSPVTLMATFHVWGLFPVKAFGMDPIHYYISELLFQSICFSFCLICQYVFGCYDKNSSDTTNFQLKRQHLLVVGMVPDEHPIEEDDFIDSDYDIPSGDEDFQQVLYERNGENKGSRDIPSFPQNSTVIEGLFGEESESSSDNSEDLFIELDTDDDGDTRFAEFNEEKEMYNPRLRVGLVFRDFDQLKRACRNWGIKNRFQLWFSQNDRKRVICACHNKQCSFRIYAAHMSKDNPSVQIKSANLDHSCGKVFNNFHVNSRWLATKYFDKFKADPNWSCNGIIKQVKDDHGFTISHMKAWRTKHLAMKLVNGDEGEQYTNLTKYAAELMQTNPGSTLILWRDEGVFKGFYICLKPLKDAFWSGCRPFIGFDGCFLKSLYGGQLLSAVGIDPNDCILPIAYAVVLVENRDT